A window of Pirellulales bacterium contains these coding sequences:
- a CDS encoding DUF1501 domain-containing protein, protein MSILRELRTAVSRRHFLLDGGHLLGTAALAALGGGAAASLAQAASGGSRLHFAPRARHVIYLHMVGGPPQMDMYDYKPVMGQWYDKDLPESVRMGQRLTTMTSGQARFPIAPSKYTFERCGESGMWVCELMPWMKKMVDDVLFVRSMQTDAINHEPAITFMQTGNQVQGRPCLGSWASYGLGSLNEDLPTFVVMVARSTNTEQVQAISGRLWSSGFLPGEHAGVGFRTAGDPILYLNDPAGVPRDVRRATLDGIRALNELNYRRLGDPQTQTRIQQYELAFRMQASVPELVDFKNEPGSTFDLYGEAAREPGTFANTALLARRMVERGVRFVQIYHNNWDTHANVAGRLPDQCRDVDQACFGLVQDLKQRGLLDDTLVIWGGEFGRTIYSQGGLTHENYGRDHHPRCFTMWMAGGGVRAGHIHGETDDFSYNVVQDPVPVRDLHATVLHQLGFDHERFAVKHQGLDQRLTGVLPARVVSELLA, encoded by the coding sequence ATGTCGATACTCAGAGAACTTCGCACCGCCGTCAGCCGGCGCCACTTCTTGCTCGACGGGGGACACCTCCTGGGGACCGCTGCGCTGGCCGCTTTGGGCGGGGGCGCCGCGGCATCGTTGGCTCAGGCGGCGAGCGGCGGCTCGCGGCTTCATTTCGCTCCCCGGGCTCGGCACGTCATCTATCTGCACATGGTCGGCGGACCGCCGCAGATGGACATGTACGACTACAAGCCGGTCATGGGCCAATGGTATGACAAGGACCTCCCCGAGTCGGTCCGTATGGGCCAGCGGCTTACGACGATGACCAGCGGTCAGGCGCGGTTTCCCATCGCCCCGAGCAAGTACACGTTCGAGCGGTGCGGCGAGTCGGGGATGTGGGTCTGCGAGCTCATGCCCTGGATGAAGAAGATGGTCGACGACGTGCTGTTCGTCCGCAGCATGCAGACCGACGCCATCAACCACGAGCCGGCCATCACCTTCATGCAGACCGGCAACCAGGTTCAAGGTCGGCCTTGCCTGGGTTCGTGGGCGTCGTATGGCCTGGGCTCGCTCAACGAAGATCTGCCGACGTTCGTCGTCATGGTCGCCCGCTCGACGAACACCGAGCAAGTCCAAGCGATCTCCGGGCGGTTGTGGTCGAGCGGGTTCCTTCCCGGCGAACACGCGGGGGTCGGCTTTCGCACCGCCGGCGATCCGATTCTGTATCTCAACGACCCGGCCGGGGTCCCTCGCGACGTTCGCCGGGCCACTCTCGACGGCATTCGCGCGCTCAACGAACTCAACTACCGCCGGCTCGGCGATCCGCAAACCCAAACGCGCATCCAGCAGTACGAGCTGGCGTTCCGCATGCAGGCCAGCGTGCCTGAGTTGGTCGATTTCAAGAACGAGCCCGGCTCGACATTCGATCTGTACGGCGAAGCGGCTCGCGAGCCGGGGACCTTCGCCAACACGGCCTTGTTGGCCCGGCGGATGGTCGAGCGGGGCGTGCGATTCGTCCAGATCTATCACAACAACTGGGACACGCATGCGAACGTCGCCGGTCGGCTCCCCGATCAGTGCCGCGACGTCGACCAAGCTTGCTTCGGGCTCGTGCAGGACCTCAAGCAGCGGGGCCTGTTGGACGATACGCTGGTGATTTGGGGCGGCGAGTTCGGCCGGACAATTTACTCGCAGGGGGGGCTGACGCACGAGAACTACGGCCGCGACCACCATCCCCGCTGCTTCACGATGTGGATGGCCGGCGGCGGCGTCCGGGCCGGGCACATCCATGGCGAGACCGACGACTTCTCCTACAACGTCGTCCAGGACCCTGTGCCGGTTCGCGACCTGCACGCCACAGTGCTTCACCAACTGGGCTTCGACCACGAGCGATTCGCGGTGAAGCACCAAGGCCTCGACCAGCGCCTCACCGGCGTCCTGCCGGCACGGGTCGTTTCGGAGCTTCTGGCGTAA